Proteins found in one Thermaerobacter subterraneus DSM 13965 genomic segment:
- a CDS encoding aldehyde dehydrogenase family protein: MAAVAVRTHGLFIDGHWVERDETIPVHNKYSGEVIGYVARATRDDVERAVTAAQRAYRDNPLPPYRRYEILKRASELIRERKPELARTIAAEAGKPLKEALAEVDRCTQTLEISAEEAKRIHGEQVPIEAAPGAENRLAFTLRVPVGVVAAISPFNFPLNLAAHKVGPSLAAGNAVVLKPATATPLSAVHLVQALVDAGLPPGYLNLVTGAGGEVGEWLLADPRIAAYTFTGSAAVGERIKAASGLRRVVLELGNNSATIVCADADLDLAAARCARGAFANAGQICLSVQRVYVQRPVYEAFLEKLVAETRKLKVGDPLDPETDVGPMISEAEAQRAEAWIREAVERGARVLAGGRRQGPVLEPTVLVDVQPDLKVVCQEVFAPVVSVVPFDHVDEAIAMVNDSFYGLQAGIYTRDIGVAMKAARQIEVGGVMVNEIPNWRVDLMPYGGVKGSGIGREGPRYAIEHLTDLRLVVFNL; encoded by the coding sequence ATGGCTGCCGTCGCAGTTCGCACCCACGGCCTGTTCATCGACGGGCATTGGGTCGAGCGGGACGAGACCATTCCGGTGCACAACAAGTACTCGGGCGAGGTGATCGGTTACGTCGCCCGGGCGACGCGCGACGACGTCGAGCGGGCGGTGACGGCCGCGCAGCGGGCGTACCGGGACAACCCCCTGCCGCCCTACCGGCGGTACGAGATCCTCAAGCGGGCCTCGGAGCTGATCCGGGAGCGCAAGCCCGAGCTGGCCCGCACCATCGCCGCCGAAGCGGGCAAGCCCTTGAAGGAAGCCCTGGCCGAGGTCGACCGCTGCACCCAGACCCTGGAGATCTCGGCGGAGGAAGCCAAGCGCATCCACGGCGAGCAGGTGCCCATCGAGGCGGCGCCAGGGGCCGAGAACCGGCTGGCCTTCACCCTGCGGGTTCCCGTGGGGGTGGTGGCGGCCATCAGCCCCTTCAACTTCCCTTTGAACCTGGCCGCCCACAAGGTGGGGCCGTCGCTGGCCGCGGGCAACGCCGTGGTGCTCAAGCCCGCCACCGCCACGCCCCTGAGTGCCGTCCACCTGGTGCAGGCCCTGGTCGATGCCGGCCTGCCCCCCGGCTACCTCAACCTGGTCACCGGTGCGGGCGGGGAGGTGGGGGAGTGGCTGCTGGCCGATCCCCGCATCGCCGCTTACACCTTCACCGGCAGCGCCGCGGTGGGCGAGCGGATCAAGGCGGCATCGGGCCTGCGGCGGGTGGTGCTGGAACTGGGCAACAACTCGGCCACCATCGTCTGCGCCGACGCCGACCTGGACTTGGCCGCCGCCCGCTGCGCCCGGGGGGCCTTCGCCAACGCCGGGCAGATCTGCCTTTCGGTGCAGCGGGTCTACGTCCAGCGGCCCGTCTACGAGGCGTTTCTCGAGAAGCTGGTGGCCGAGACCCGCAAGCTCAAGGTGGGCGATCCCCTCGACCCGGAGACCGACGTGGGGCCCATGATCAGCGAGGCCGAGGCCCAGCGGGCCGAGGCCTGGATCCGCGAGGCGGTGGAACGGGGCGCCCGGGTGCTGGCCGGCGGCCGCCGGCAGGGGCCTGTGCTGGAGCCCACCGTCCTGGTGGACGTCCAGCCGGACCTGAAGGTGGTCTGCCAGGAGGTCTTCGCGCCGGTGGTCTCGGTGGTGCCGTTCGACCATGTGGACGAGGCCATCGCCATGGTCAACGACAGCTTCTACGGCCTGCAGGCCGGCATCTATACCCGGGACATCGGCGTGGCCATGAAGGCGGCCCGGCAGATCGAGGTCGGGGGCGTCATGGTCAACGAGATCCCCAACTGGCGAGTGGACCTGATGCCTTACGGCGGCGTCAAGGGCAGCGGCATCGGCCGCGAGGGGCCGCGGTACGCCATCGAACACCTGACCGACCTGCGGCTGGTGGTGTTCAACCTGTGA
- a CDS encoding zinc-dependent alcohol dehydrogenase family protein codes for MKTRAAILVEMGRPRPYTESRPVVVDEVDLDGPGYGEVLVELKAAGICHSDLSVVDGSRPRPTPMVLGHEAAGIVRETGPGVTGLQPGDHVVFTFVPMCGRCVYCTSGRPALCEPGNAANARGELLRGGRRFHRHGEPVHHHLGVSAFSQFTVAAEESLIKIDPGVPFEVAAVFGCAVMTGVGAVVNTARVEPGSSVAVFGLGGVGLAAVMGAVAAGAHPVVAADVLPEKLEHARMLGATHAVNARSVDAVEAVRDLTGGGADYAIEAAGNADVLAQAYRATRRGGTTITVGLPHPEATLSIPAVTVTAEERVLRGSYMGSAVPRRDLPRFLRLFRAGRLPVDRLITHRLGLDEINRGFDRLAAGEAVRQVVMPNAG; via the coding sequence GTGAAAACCAGGGCCGCCATCCTGGTTGAGATGGGACGGCCCCGACCGTACACCGAGTCCCGCCCGGTGGTCGTGGACGAGGTGGACCTGGACGGTCCGGGGTACGGTGAGGTGCTGGTCGAGCTGAAGGCGGCGGGGATCTGCCATTCGGATCTCTCCGTGGTGGACGGGAGCCGGCCCCGGCCCACGCCGATGGTTCTGGGGCACGAGGCGGCGGGGATCGTCCGGGAGACGGGGCCCGGTGTGACCGGCTTGCAGCCGGGTGACCACGTGGTCTTCACCTTCGTTCCCATGTGCGGGCGCTGCGTGTACTGCACCAGCGGCAGGCCCGCCTTGTGCGAGCCGGGCAACGCAGCCAACGCTCGCGGCGAGCTCCTGCGAGGCGGGCGCCGGTTCCACCGCCATGGCGAACCCGTGCACCACCACCTGGGGGTGTCGGCCTTCTCGCAGTTCACCGTGGCGGCCGAGGAGTCCCTGATCAAGATCGATCCCGGCGTCCCCTTCGAGGTCGCCGCCGTGTTCGGGTGTGCCGTGATGACGGGGGTCGGCGCCGTGGTGAACACGGCTCGGGTGGAACCGGGAAGTTCCGTCGCGGTGTTCGGCCTCGGGGGAGTGGGGCTGGCCGCCGTGATGGGCGCCGTGGCGGCAGGGGCGCATCCGGTGGTGGCGGCCGACGTGCTTCCGGAAAAGCTGGAGCATGCCCGTATGCTGGGTGCCACGCACGCCGTCAACGCCCGGTCGGTCGACGCGGTGGAGGCGGTGCGGGATCTCACCGGCGGCGGTGCCGATTACGCCATCGAGGCGGCGGGCAACGCGGACGTTCTCGCCCAGGCGTACCGGGCCACGCGGCGCGGTGGTACGACCATCACCGTGGGCCTGCCCCACCCTGAGGCGACGCTGTCCATCCCGGCGGTGACGGTCACGGCGGAGGAACGGGTCCTCCGTGGCTCCTACATGGGTTCCGCCGTGCCCCGGCGGGACTTGCCGCGTTTCCTCCGCCTTTTCCGGGCGGGCCGGCTGCCCGTCGACCGGCTGATCACCCACCGCCTGGGCCTCGACGAAATCAACCGGGGCTTTGATCGCCTGGCCGCTGGTGAAGCGGTGCGGCAGGTGGTCATGCCCAACGCAGGCTGA
- a CDS encoding aspartate aminotransferase family protein, protein MADAMPAMAHEGDDLRRKQREYLFPNLATLYEEPLVIVRGEGKYVWDDQGRQYLDAFGGILTVSLGHCHPEVTERVARQLRTLQHVSTLYVTEPQVRLAERLAGLAPGALKRSFFTNSGTEANETALVVARAHTGCDDVIVLRHSYHGRSMLTMTLGGTHGYRAATPVPGVHHLASPYCYRCPFGLTYPSCDLRCAKDVEELIQTATSGRVAAFVAEPIQGVGGFITPPPEYFKEVVSIVRRYGGLFVCDEVQTGWGRTGTYLWGIQHWGVEPDIMTSAKGMANGLPIGWTITTDDIAQSFRHSTISTFGGNPVSATAALAVIDVILEEGLADNAARVGRFLMDGLKALQEKYPCMGDVRGMGLMIGVELVHGGKRPAPDLLNRWLEATRKRGLLIGKGGLHGNVARIAPHLNVTRSDAEIMLRIMDEAMAEVQPYMEV, encoded by the coding sequence ATGGCCGATGCCATGCCCGCCATGGCCCACGAAGGGGACGACCTGCGCCGCAAGCAGCGGGAGTACCTGTTCCCCAACCTGGCCACGCTGTACGAAGAGCCGCTGGTCATCGTGCGGGGCGAGGGCAAGTACGTCTGGGACGACCAGGGCCGGCAGTACCTGGACGCCTTCGGCGGGATCCTCACCGTCAGCCTGGGGCATTGCCACCCGGAGGTGACGGAGCGCGTCGCCCGCCAGCTGCGGACGCTGCAGCATGTCTCGACCCTTTACGTGACCGAGCCCCAGGTGCGGCTGGCCGAGCGCCTGGCCGGGCTGGCGCCGGGGGCTCTCAAGCGCAGCTTCTTCACCAACAGCGGCACCGAAGCCAACGAGACCGCCCTGGTGGTGGCCCGGGCCCACACCGGCTGCGACGACGTGATTGTCCTGCGTCACAGCTACCACGGCCGTTCCATGCTGACCATGACCCTGGGCGGGACCCACGGCTACCGGGCTGCCACGCCGGTGCCCGGGGTGCACCACCTAGCCAGCCCCTACTGCTACCGCTGCCCCTTCGGGCTGACCTACCCGTCCTGCGACCTGCGCTGCGCCAAGGATGTGGAGGAACTGATCCAGACCGCCACCTCGGGCCGAGTGGCCGCCTTCGTCGCCGAGCCCATCCAGGGGGTGGGCGGGTTCATCACCCCGCCACCGGAGTACTTCAAGGAAGTGGTCTCCATCGTCCGGCGGTACGGCGGCTTGTTCGTCTGCGACGAGGTCCAGACCGGCTGGGGACGGACGGGCACCTACCTCTGGGGGATCCAGCACTGGGGCGTGGAGCCCGACATCATGACCTCCGCCAAGGGCATGGCCAACGGCCTGCCCATCGGCTGGACCATCACCACCGACGACATCGCCCAATCCTTCCGCCACAGCACCATCTCCACCTTCGGGGGAAACCCCGTCTCCGCCACCGCCGCCCTGGCCGTCATCGACGTGATCCTGGAAGAAGGCCTGGCCGACAACGCCGCCCGGGTGGGCCGGTTTCTCATGGACGGGCTCAAGGCCCTGCAGGAGAAGTATCCCTGCATGGGCGACGTCCGCGGCATGGGGCTCATGATCGGGGTGGAACTCGTCCACGGCGGCAAGCGGCCGGCGCCCGACCTGCTGAACCGGTGGCTGGAGGCGACCCGCAAGCGGGGGCTCCTGATCGGCAAGGGCGGCCTGCACGGCAATGTGGCCCGCATCGCGCCCCACCTCAACGTGACCCGCAGCGACGCGGAGATCATGCTCCGGATCATGGACGAGGCCATGGCCGAGGTCCAGCCCTACATGGAGGTGTGA
- the aiiT gene encoding quorum-quenching N-acyl-homoserine lactonase AiiT yields the protein MSVRMKLYVLDCGRMQMDKSLMLAGATLASRDNPNRPAEWIEFPIYSVFIDHPDGNVLFDTGCNPNSMGPNGRWPEQTQNTFPIVSGEECYLPHRLEQLRVRPDDIRYVVCSHLHLDHAGCLEYFRKSTIIVHDDELAGALKLYAMHQRLGAYIWDDIDAWIRNQLHWRPVRSDEGDLPLVEGVHILNLGSGHAFGMLGLQVQLPGTGGIILASDAVYCAANYGPPVRLPGIIYDSLGYTRTVERIRRLAEATRSQVWFGHDAEQFAQLIKSTEGYYE from the coding sequence ATGTCCGTGCGGATGAAACTGTACGTTCTGGACTGTGGCCGGATGCAGATGGACAAGTCCTTGATGCTCGCCGGGGCGACCCTGGCCTCCCGGGACAACCCGAACCGGCCCGCCGAGTGGATCGAGTTCCCCATCTATTCGGTGTTCATCGACCACCCCGACGGCAACGTGCTGTTTGACACCGGCTGCAACCCGAACTCCATGGGGCCGAACGGTCGCTGGCCGGAACAGACCCAGAACACCTTCCCCATCGTCAGTGGCGAGGAGTGTTACCTGCCCCACCGGTTGGAGCAACTGCGCGTGCGCCCGGACGACATCCGTTACGTGGTGTGCTCGCACCTGCACCTTGACCACGCCGGTTGCCTCGAGTACTTCCGCAAGTCGACCATCATCGTCCATGACGACGAACTGGCGGGAGCCTTGAAGCTGTACGCCATGCACCAGCGCCTGGGAGCGTACATCTGGGACGACATCGATGCATGGATCCGCAACCAGCTTCACTGGCGGCCGGTGCGAAGCGACGAGGGGGACCTGCCGCTGGTGGAAGGGGTTCACATCCTCAACCTGGGCAGCGGCCATGCCTTCGGCATGCTTGGCCTGCAGGTCCAACTGCCCGGCACCGGCGGCATCATCCTTGCGTCGGATGCCGTCTACTGCGCCGCCAACTACGGCCCGCCCGTGCGCCTGCCCGGCATCATCTACGACTCGCTGGGGTACACGCGGACCGTCGAGCGCATCCGCCGGCTGGCGGAAGCGACCCGCTCCCAGGTGTGGTTCGGACACGATGCCGAGCAGTTTGCGCAGCTGATCAAGTCGACCGAGGGCTATTACGAGTGA
- a CDS encoding CoA-acylating methylmalonate-semialdehyde dehydrogenase, protein MAQLRLERDEPAPGVPAVPGLAGGRWITPAAERWELVYNPATGEVIARVPFATGADVAAAVEAAAAAYPAWRRVPPVERARLMFRYRDLLERHFEELALSITREHGKTLAEARAEVRRGIEVVEFAAGAPTLMLGEMAEDVARGIDSELVRVPLGVVAGICPFNFPAMIPLWMFPIAVACGNTFVLKPSERTPLTAVRLAELFLEAGAPEGVLNLVHGGREVANALVAHPGVKAVSFVGSQPAAQNVYAEAARHGKRVQALGGAKNHLIVMPDADLEATVGAVVSSAFGSAGQRCLAGSVVVAVGEVGDPLVAALAEAAGKLVVGEGTDPQVDMGPVIRAEARDRIAGYIERGARSGAALVLDGRKHPHLRGPEGGFWMGPTLFDHVQPGHELACDEIFGPVLSVVRVPDLDTAIAVANRSRYGNAASIFTRSGAAARAFRYGIEAGMLGINVGVAAPMAWFPFSGWKASFYGDLHATGKDGVRFYTEVKMVTSRW, encoded by the coding sequence GTGGCCCAGCTGCGCCTGGAAAGGGACGAACCGGCGCCGGGCGTCCCGGCCGTGCCGGGGCTTGCCGGCGGCCGCTGGATCACACCGGCCGCCGAACGGTGGGAGCTGGTGTACAACCCGGCCACGGGGGAGGTCATCGCCCGGGTGCCCTTCGCCACCGGGGCCGACGTGGCGGCTGCGGTGGAGGCGGCGGCCGCGGCGTACCCGGCGTGGCGCCGGGTTCCTCCGGTGGAACGGGCCCGGCTGATGTTCCGCTACAGGGATCTGCTGGAGCGGCACTTCGAAGAGCTGGCCCTTTCCATCACCCGCGAGCACGGCAAGACCCTGGCCGAAGCCCGGGCCGAGGTGCGGCGGGGCATCGAGGTGGTGGAGTTTGCCGCCGGAGCCCCGACCCTGATGCTGGGGGAGATGGCCGAGGACGTGGCCCGGGGCATCGACAGCGAGCTGGTGCGGGTGCCCCTGGGGGTGGTGGCCGGGATCTGCCCCTTCAATTTCCCGGCCATGATCCCCCTGTGGATGTTCCCCATTGCCGTGGCCTGCGGCAACACCTTCGTGCTCAAACCCTCGGAGCGGACCCCCCTGACGGCCGTGCGGCTGGCGGAACTGTTCCTGGAAGCCGGAGCGCCCGAGGGCGTGCTGAACCTGGTCCACGGGGGCCGGGAGGTGGCGAATGCCCTGGTGGCCCATCCCGGGGTGAAGGCCGTTTCCTTCGTGGGGTCCCAGCCCGCGGCCCAGAACGTCTACGCGGAGGCCGCCCGCCACGGCAAGCGGGTGCAGGCCCTGGGCGGGGCCAAGAACCACCTGATCGTCATGCCCGACGCCGACCTGGAGGCGACGGTGGGGGCGGTGGTGAGTTCGGCCTTCGGCTCCGCCGGCCAGCGGTGCCTGGCGGGCAGCGTGGTGGTGGCCGTCGGGGAGGTGGGGGATCCCCTGGTGGCCGCCCTGGCCGAGGCCGCCGGGAAGCTGGTGGTGGGCGAGGGGACCGATCCGCAGGTCGACATGGGCCCCGTGATCCGGGCCGAGGCCCGGGATCGCATCGCCGGCTACATCGAGCGGGGCGCACGGTCGGGGGCGGCGCTGGTGCTGGACGGGCGGAAGCACCCCCACCTGCGGGGGCCGGAGGGCGGGTTCTGGATGGGGCCGACCCTGTTCGACCACGTGCAGCCCGGGCACGAGCTGGCCTGTGACGAGATCTTCGGTCCCGTACTCTCGGTGGTCCGGGTTCCCGACCTGGATACGGCCATCGCCGTGGCCAACCGCTCGCGCTACGGCAACGCGGCCAGCATCTTCACCCGCAGCGGTGCGGCGGCCCGGGCCTTCCGCTACGGAATCGAGGCCGGCATGCTGGGGATCAACGTGGGGGTGGCGGCGCCCATGGCCTGGTTCCCCTTCTCCGGGTGGAAGGCGTCCTTCTACGGCGATCTCCATGCTACGGGCAAGGACGGGGTCCGGTTTTACACCGAGGTCAAGATGGTGACGAGCCGCTGGTGA